The Nocardioides campestrisoli genome includes a window with the following:
- a CDS encoding amidase, with product MTPAPSAPRGRPGSPNRRRGRVHRRLLAGGAAASLGVALLAGAPPTQAAEPPVASAATDVFDLNEATIAEITAALESGTLTSVELTAMYLNRIAAYDHGGITLNSVVVRNEDVLAEAARMDKLRAEGTVLGPLHGIPFTVKDSYKVKGLTVASGSPAFKNLVADEDAFSVEAIRNSGGLLIGKTNMPPIANGGMQRGVYGRAESPYNARFLTAAWGSGSSNGSGTSTAANFATFGMGEETVSSGRSPASNNALIAYTPSRGLISIRGNAPLWPTRDVVVPHTRTVEDTLTVLDVLAQEDTAPDGDFWLTQPFVDLPDIEDVRPESYLDLKDTSALAGKRIGVPRIYLNKDTETTTPIKTRQSVIDLWERTAADLRAQGAEVVEVDFPLVENYFEDRPGAQSMYTRGYVPSAWRSLETGDYASFWMEKFLKSNKDSNYPSWANLDPATVFPYPSRLPADPDATTRSYANRIEAIKTRMPEDLFSVPGLREAVEGWDRTREEDFDDWLEENDLDLLAFPSVADIGKANADVNVASNTAAHAYGVGRSATDHVMRIFGLPSVSVPMGLLPDISMPMSVTFAGVPYTDNELLSIAYDYEQATQHRVPAPRTPALTQDVVTLASDASQRPENRTDVTAPGLDVDVQKVGWTSPSPRLVVTVKTDSDVAAGDVWLTVNGDELTLAAGDEPGTYRATVVMDRYQYAGDTGPVKSVTVLALAKDAARNAAVFTDSVELAADPSAPTPTPAPTPIPTPAPTPPVATPPVAKKAATSVSVVKLGGKVKVGRKGRLAVIVHAPSGRPKGTVTVTTAGKRKLSGRLAKGRLTVTLPAFGKPGVKKVTVTYAGNKWNRSSSRTVKVRVVR from the coding sequence GTGACGCCAGCACCAAGCGCCCCCCGCGGACGCCCAGGATCCCCGAACCGACGGCGAGGTCGGGTCCACCGCCGGCTGCTGGCGGGAGGCGCAGCCGCGAGCCTGGGCGTCGCCCTGCTGGCAGGCGCCCCGCCCACCCAGGCCGCCGAGCCCCCCGTCGCGTCCGCGGCGACCGACGTCTTCGACCTCAACGAGGCGACGATCGCCGAGATCACCGCCGCGCTGGAGTCGGGCACGCTGACCAGCGTCGAGCTCACCGCGATGTACCTCAACCGGATCGCCGCCTACGACCACGGCGGGATCACCCTCAACTCCGTGGTGGTGCGCAACGAGGACGTGCTGGCCGAGGCGGCCCGGATGGACAAGCTCCGCGCCGAGGGCACGGTCCTCGGCCCGCTGCACGGCATCCCGTTCACCGTGAAGGACAGCTACAAGGTCAAGGGCCTGACCGTGGCCTCCGGCTCCCCGGCGTTCAAGAACCTGGTGGCCGACGAGGACGCGTTCTCCGTCGAGGCGATCCGGAACTCCGGCGGCCTGCTGATCGGCAAGACGAACATGCCGCCCATCGCCAACGGCGGCATGCAGCGGGGGGTCTACGGCCGGGCGGAGAGCCCGTACAACGCGCGCTTCCTCACCGCCGCGTGGGGCTCGGGCTCCTCCAACGGCTCCGGGACGTCGACCGCCGCCAACTTCGCGACGTTCGGGATGGGCGAGGAGACGGTCTCCTCGGGTCGCTCGCCGGCCTCCAACAACGCCCTGATCGCCTACACCCCCTCGCGCGGCCTCATCTCCATCCGCGGCAACGCCCCCTTGTGGCCCACCCGCGACGTCGTCGTCCCGCACACCCGCACGGTCGAGGACACCCTGACGGTCCTGGACGTGCTGGCCCAGGAGGACACCGCGCCGGACGGCGACTTCTGGCTCACTCAGCCCTTCGTCGACCTGCCCGACATCGAGGACGTGCGCCCCGAGTCCTACCTGGACCTCAAGGACACGAGCGCGCTGGCGGGCAAGCGGATCGGCGTACCGCGGATCTACCTCAACAAGGACACCGAGACCACGACCCCGATCAAGACCCGCCAGTCGGTGATCGACCTGTGGGAGCGCACCGCCGCCGACCTGCGCGCCCAGGGCGCCGAGGTCGTCGAGGTCGACTTCCCGCTCGTGGAGAACTACTTCGAGGACCGTCCCGGGGCGCAGAGCATGTACACCCGCGGCTACGTGCCGTCGGCGTGGCGCAGCCTGGAGACCGGCGACTACGCGTCGTTCTGGATGGAGAAGTTCCTCAAGTCCAACAAGGACAGCAACTACCCGTCGTGGGCGAACCTCGACCCCGCCACCGTCTTCCCCTACCCCAGCCGCCTCCCGGCCGACCCGGACGCCACCACCCGGTCGTACGCCAACCGGATCGAGGCGATCAAGACCCGGATGCCCGAGGACCTCTTCTCGGTGCCCGGCCTGCGTGAGGCCGTCGAGGGCTGGGACCGGACCCGTGAGGAGGACTTCGACGACTGGCTCGAGGAGAACGACCTCGACCTCCTGGCGTTCCCGTCCGTGGCCGACATCGGCAAGGCCAACGCCGACGTCAACGTCGCCTCCAACACCGCCGCGCACGCCTACGGCGTCGGGCGCTCGGCCACCGACCACGTGATGCGCATCTTCGGCCTGCCCAGCGTCTCCGTGCCCATGGGACTGCTCCCCGACATCTCCATGCCGATGAGCGTCACCTTCGCGGGCGTGCCCTACACCGACAACGAGCTGCTCTCGATCGCCTACGACTACGAGCAGGCCACGCAGCACCGGGTGCCGGCTCCGCGCACGCCCGCGCTGACCCAGGACGTCGTCACCCTGGCCTCCGACGCCTCGCAGCGTCCGGAGAACCGGACCGACGTGACCGCACCCGGTCTCGACGTGGACGTGCAGAAGGTGGGCTGGACGAGCCCCTCCCCGCGCCTGGTCGTGACCGTGAAGACCGACAGCGACGTCGCGGCCGGCGACGTCTGGCTCACCGTGAACGGCGACGAGCTCACGCTCGCCGCGGGCGACGAGCCCGGGACCTACCGGGCCACCGTGGTGATGGACCGCTACCAGTACGCCGGCGACACCGGCCCGGTGAAGAGCGTCACCGTGCTGGCCCTGGCCAAGGACGCCGCCCGCAACGCGGCGGTGTTCACCGACTCCGTGGAGCTGGCGGCCGACCCGTCGGCGCCGACGCCGACCCCCGCCCCGACGCCCATCCCGACGCCGGCACCGACCCCGCCGGTCGCGACCCCGCCGGTCGCGAAGAAGGCAGCGACCTCGGTCTCCGTGGTGAAGCTCGGCGGCAAGGTCAAGGTGGGACGCAAGGGCCGGCTCGCGGTCATCGTGCACGCGCCGTCCGGACGGCCCAAGGGCACCGTCACCGTGACCACGGCCGGCAAGCGCAAGCTCAGCGGGAGGCTGGCCAAGGGGCGGCTCACCGTCACGCTCCCCGCGTTCGGAAAGCCCGGGGTGAAGAAGGTGACGGTCACCTACGCCGGCAACAAGTGGAACCGCTCGTCGAGCAGGACGGTCAAGGTCCGCGTCGTCCGATGA
- a CDS encoding DEAD/DEAH box helicase — MSDDAPADQAAPEVPTFAELGLDPSVLKTLAEVGYERPSPIQAATIPPLLEGRDVVGLAQTGTGKTAAFALPILSNIDPHQKTPQALVLAPTRELALQVSEAFERYAAHQKNIRVLPVYGGQGYGVQLSALRRGVHVVVGTPGRIMDHLEKGTLDLSELRFLVLDEADEMLKMGFAEDVETILADTPATKQVALFSATMPAQIRRISKKHLDNPVEVTVKNKTTTSANITQRYLMVSYPQKVDALTRILEVENFEGMIVFVRTKQVTEVLAEKLRARGFSAQAINGDVAQAQRERTINQLRDAKLDILVATDVAARGLDVERISHVVNFDIPTDTESYVHRIGRTGRAGRKGDSIAFVTPRERHLLRAIEKATRQPLTQMQLPSVEDVNSTRLSRFDDQITAALADTERIEFFRDVVSHYVTEYDVPEVDVAAALAAVMYGEQPLLLDPKAEAQVLHTPRERDDRGGNDRDRGPRQSREGKGPRRAGTDANLATYRIAVGKRHKVEPRQIVGALANEGGLGRNDFGKIDIRPEFSLVDLPADLPPGTWEALKDTRISGKLIELSKDTGPRRSSGPREGGHEKRDFDKRKPRHKD; from the coding sequence ATGAGTGACGATGCGCCCGCAGATCAGGCGGCCCCGGAAGTACCCACGTTTGCGGAGCTGGGGCTTGACCCGTCAGTCCTGAAGACCCTCGCCGAGGTCGGCTACGAGCGACCTTCGCCGATCCAGGCAGCGACCATCCCGCCGCTGCTGGAGGGCCGCGACGTCGTCGGACTGGCCCAGACCGGCACCGGCAAGACGGCGGCGTTCGCGCTGCCGATCCTCTCCAACATCGACCCGCACCAGAAGACGCCGCAGGCGCTGGTGCTCGCGCCCACCCGTGAGCTCGCGCTCCAGGTCTCCGAGGCGTTCGAGCGCTACGCCGCGCACCAGAAGAACATCCGCGTCCTCCCGGTCTACGGCGGCCAGGGGTACGGCGTCCAGCTCTCCGCGCTGCGTCGCGGCGTGCACGTGGTGGTCGGCACCCCGGGCCGGATCATGGACCACCTGGAGAAGGGCACGCTCGACCTGAGCGAGCTCCGCTTCCTGGTGCTCGACGAGGCCGACGAGATGCTCAAGATGGGCTTCGCCGAGGACGTCGAGACGATCCTCGCCGACACCCCGGCGACGAAGCAGGTCGCGCTCTTCTCCGCGACCATGCCCGCGCAGATCCGCCGGATCTCCAAGAAGCACCTCGACAACCCGGTGGAGGTGACGGTCAAGAACAAGACCACCACCTCGGCCAACATCACCCAGCGCTACCTGATGGTCAGCTACCCGCAGAAGGTCGACGCGCTGACCCGCATCCTCGAGGTGGAGAACTTCGAGGGGATGATCGTCTTCGTCCGCACCAAGCAGGTCACCGAGGTGCTCGCCGAGAAGCTGCGCGCCCGCGGCTTCTCCGCCCAGGCGATCAACGGCGACGTGGCCCAGGCACAGCGTGAGCGCACGATCAACCAGCTGCGCGACGCCAAGCTCGACATCCTGGTCGCCACCGACGTCGCCGCCCGCGGTCTCGACGTCGAGCGGATCAGCCACGTCGTCAACTTCGACATCCCGACCGACACCGAGTCCTACGTGCACCGGATCGGCCGCACCGGCCGCGCCGGCCGCAAGGGCGACTCGATCGCCTTCGTCACCCCGCGCGAGCGGCACCTGCTGCGGGCGATCGAGAAGGCCACCCGTCAGCCGCTGACCCAGATGCAGCTGCCCTCGGTCGAGGACGTCAACTCCACCCGGCTGAGCCGGTTCGACGACCAGATCACCGCGGCGCTGGCCGACACCGAGCGGATCGAATTCTTCCGCGACGTGGTGAGCCACTACGTCACCGAGTACGACGTGCCCGAGGTCGACGTCGCCGCCGCGCTGGCCGCGGTGATGTACGGCGAGCAGCCGCTGCTGCTCGACCCCAAGGCCGAGGCGCAGGTGCTGCACACCCCGCGCGAGCGCGACGACCGGGGCGGCAACGACCGCGACCGCGGGCCGCGTCAGAGCCGCGAGGGCAAGGGTCCTCGCCGCGCCGGCACGGACGCCAACCTGGCGACGTACCGGATCGCGGTCGGCAAGCGGCACAAGGTCGAGCCGCGCCAGATCGTCGGCGCCCTGGCCAACGAGGGCGGCCTGGGTCGCAACGACTTCGGCAAGATCGACATCCGGCCCGAGTTCTCCCTGGTCGACCTGCCCGCCGACCTGCCCCCGGGCACCTGGGAGGCGCTGAAGGACACCCGGATCTCCGGCAAGCTGATCGAGCTGTCCAAGGACACCGGCCCCCGGCGCTCCTCGGGCCCGCGCGAGGGCGGCCACGAGAAGCGGGACTTCGACAAGCGGAAGCCGCGGCACAAGGACTGA
- a CDS encoding sulfite oxidase codes for MREGEYDAERAERTGLSRRRLLSWAAVASGGAAAAQVAGVFGPSPGWAHPATPTASLAPTPSPVPGIVKPLPATLLTPRGTNAEMRWESMRGQGYLTPADRFFVRNHTTTPAIDVATWRLRIHGTGVRREVSLSYDDLLRLPRVTATRAVECAGNARNLFGSQQGTPAAGTTWGLGAIGVATWTGVRLSDVLDRAGVTRAALDVMPVGLDSMAVRRPIPVEKALAADTLLVIGMNGRTLPPDHGYPVRLLVPGWVGVSHVKWVGEIEVSTTPLLSQWNTTSYRLFGPDYPDTPLVTTQVVKSALELPFPATLGRGVQLLTGRSWSGLGRIARVDVSVDDGPWRPAHLSWRNDEKAWRQWSFLWHAKPGEHRIRVRARDDRGNVQPDAVPFNEQGYLFGAVAQHPVTVL; via the coding sequence ATGCGTGAGGGTGAGTACGACGCCGAGCGCGCGGAGCGCACGGGACTGAGCCGCCGCCGTCTCCTGAGCTGGGCGGCGGTGGCTTCGGGGGGAGCGGCCGCCGCCCAGGTCGCCGGGGTGTTCGGCCCGTCGCCGGGCTGGGCGCACCCGGCGACCCCCACGGCGTCCCTGGCGCCGACACCCTCGCCCGTGCCCGGCATCGTCAAGCCGCTGCCGGCGACGCTGCTCACCCCGCGCGGCACCAACGCCGAGATGCGCTGGGAGTCGATGCGCGGCCAGGGCTACCTGACGCCGGCCGACCGGTTCTTCGTCCGCAACCACACCACCACCCCGGCCATCGACGTGGCCACCTGGCGGCTGCGGATCCACGGCACCGGCGTACGCCGCGAGGTCTCGCTCTCCTACGACGACCTGCTCCGGCTGCCCCGGGTCACCGCGACCCGGGCGGTCGAGTGCGCCGGCAACGCCCGCAACCTCTTCGGCAGCCAGCAGGGCACGCCCGCCGCCGGCACCACCTGGGGCCTGGGCGCGATCGGGGTGGCGACCTGGACGGGCGTCCGGCTCTCCGACGTGCTCGACCGGGCCGGGGTGACCCGCGCAGCCCTCGACGTGATGCCGGTCGGCCTGGACTCGATGGCGGTCCGCCGCCCGATCCCGGTGGAGAAGGCGCTGGCCGCCGACACCCTGCTGGTGATCGGGATGAACGGCCGCACCCTGCCGCCCGACCACGGCTACCCGGTGCGGCTGCTGGTGCCCGGCTGGGTCGGCGTCTCGCACGTCAAGTGGGTCGGCGAGATCGAGGTCTCCACCACGCCGCTGCTCTCCCAGTGGAACACCACCAGCTATCGCCTCTTCGGCCCCGACTACCCCGACACCCCGCTGGTCACCACGCAGGTGGTCAAGAGCGCGCTCGAGCTGCCGTTCCCCGCCACCCTGGGCCGCGGCGTCCAGCTGCTCACCGGGCGCTCCTGGTCGGGCCTGGGGCGGATCGCCCGGGTCGACGTCTCGGTCGACGACGGGCCCTGGCGCCCCGCGCACCTGTCGTGGCGCAACGACGAGAAGGCGTGGCGGCAGTGGTCGTTCCTGTGGCACGCCAAGCCGGGCGAGCACCGGATCCGGGTCCGCGCCCGCGACGACCGGGGCAACGTGCAGCCCGACGCGGTGCCGTTCAACGAGCAGGGCTACCTGTTCGGCGCGGTCGCCCAGCACCCGGTGACCGTCTTGTGA
- the glmS gene encoding glutamine--fructose-6-phosphate transaminase (isomerizing) → MCGIVGYVGPQDAPPLLIEGLARLEYRGYDSAGLAVLTDRDKLRVVKRAGRVRDLVEHLPPGFGGHTGIGHTRWATHGPATDVNAHPHTDATGRVAVVHNGILDNAYELRARLAADGVELVSDTDTEVIAHLVGRSQAATLQEKVAEALGQVHGTWGLAVLHADHPGEIVAARNGSPLILGVGNGEMYVASDLAAIVRHTTTVVLLDDGELASVTERGFSTTGGKAAAEIDVDPAAYETGEHESFMLKEILEQPETAARVLQGRLDDRFGTTHLGGLEMTPHESRAFRRVKVLGCGSAYYVGEMGAGLIEELARIPAHAEPASEFRYRNPIVERDTLYVAVSQSGETLDTLLAVEEIKRKGGRVIGLVNVVGSAIARACDGGIYLHAGPEVAVASTKAVTNMFLGFALLALHLGRVRDLSVADGKRLVAGLEALPDQIAEILERQDELAEVADELAKAESLFFIGRVRGYPVAREGAQKFKEISYRHAEAYPASELKHGPLALISPTMPTVVIVPDDDLASRNVGALEEIAARGGPLVVITQPGVDLGGVQVTRIDVPASEVELAPILLTIPLQLLAYRAALALGHDIDKPRNLAKSVTVE, encoded by the coding sequence ATGTGTGGAATCGTCGGCTACGTCGGACCTCAGGACGCGCCCCCGCTGCTGATCGAGGGGCTCGCCCGGCTCGAGTACCGCGGCTACGACTCGGCCGGCCTGGCCGTGCTCACCGACCGGGACAAGCTGCGCGTGGTCAAGCGGGCGGGCCGCGTCCGCGACCTGGTCGAGCACCTGCCCCCGGGGTTCGGCGGGCACACCGGCATCGGGCACACCCGCTGGGCCACCCACGGACCCGCCACCGACGTCAACGCCCACCCGCACACCGACGCCACCGGCCGGGTGGCGGTGGTGCACAACGGGATCCTGGACAACGCCTACGAGCTGCGCGCCCGGCTGGCCGCCGACGGGGTCGAGCTGGTCAGCGACACCGACACCGAGGTGATCGCCCACCTGGTGGGCCGCTCGCAGGCCGCCACGCTGCAGGAGAAGGTGGCCGAGGCCCTCGGCCAGGTCCACGGCACCTGGGGGCTGGCGGTGCTGCACGCCGACCACCCCGGCGAGATCGTCGCGGCACGCAACGGCAGCCCGCTGATCCTCGGCGTCGGCAACGGCGAGATGTACGTCGCCTCCGACCTGGCCGCGATCGTGCGGCACACCACGACCGTGGTGCTGCTCGACGACGGGGAGCTGGCCTCGGTCACCGAGCGCGGCTTCAGCACGACCGGGGGGAAGGCGGCGGCCGAGATCGACGTCGACCCGGCGGCGTACGAGACCGGGGAGCACGAGTCCTTCATGCTCAAGGAGATCCTCGAGCAGCCCGAGACCGCGGCGCGGGTGCTGCAGGGCCGGTTGGACGACCGGTTCGGCACCACCCACCTGGGCGGGCTGGAGATGACCCCGCACGAGTCCCGGGCGTTCCGGCGGGTCAAGGTGCTCGGTTGTGGCTCCGCCTACTACGTGGGCGAGATGGGTGCCGGGCTGATCGAGGAGCTGGCCCGGATCCCCGCGCACGCCGAGCCCGCCAGCGAGTTCCGCTACCGCAACCCCATCGTCGAGCGCGACACCCTCTACGTCGCGGTCAGCCAGTCCGGGGAGACCCTCGACACCCTGCTCGCGGTCGAGGAGATCAAGCGCAAGGGCGGCCGGGTGATCGGCCTGGTCAACGTCGTGGGCAGCGCGATCGCCCGCGCCTGCGACGGCGGCATCTACCTGCACGCCGGACCCGAGGTCGCCGTGGCCAGCACCAAGGCGGTGACCAACATGTTCCTCGGCTTCGCGCTGCTCGCGCTGCACCTCGGCCGGGTCCGCGACCTCTCGGTCGCCGACGGCAAGCGCCTGGTGGCCGGGCTGGAGGCGCTGCCCGACCAGATCGCCGAGATCCTGGAGCGCCAGGACGAGCTCGCCGAGGTGGCCGACGAGCTGGCGAAGGCCGAGTCGCTCTTCTTCATCGGCCGGGTGCGCGGCTACCCCGTGGCGCGCGAGGGGGCGCAGAAGTTCAAGGAGATCAGCTACCGGCACGCCGAGGCCTACCCCGCCTCCGAGCTCAAGCACGGCCCGTTGGCGCTGATCAGCCCGACGATGCCCACGGTGGTGATCGTGCCGGACGACGACCTGGCCAGCCGCAACGTCGGCGCGCTGGAGGAGATCGCCGCCCGGGGCGGTCCGCTGGTGGTGATCACCCAGCCCGGGGTCGACCTGGGCGGGGTGCAGGTGACCCGGATCGACGTCCCGGCCAGCGAGGTCGAGCTGGCGCCGATCCTGCTCACCATCCCGTTGCAGCTGCTCGCCTACCGGGCGGCGCTGGCGCTGGGCCACGACATCGACAAGCCCCGCAACCTGGCCAAGTCCGTCACCGTGGAGTGA
- a CDS encoding FUSC family protein, which yields MTPDDSDREQDRKRPGGSPVVLVLMLVVVVPAVVLADSWGAGAAGIVGGLTGLFSLIAFIGGPLRSDLRLAAVLAPLLVFAAVVPRSVAEVSRPAAIALVVLLGFVAALLPLGGGRLTNAGLGLGMTTMFGYGYAINGTADHVQLVVAAVAGVLVALALRLLLGATDPSGPTRQQVAAVLVADSPASATTQAFDTWLGDGRPRWLADVLEGASRYRLAMRAAELSESADATELAALRARAEWLATRVRARPGTEPPPAPAGLVDDPVPQATNALDAVEQAVETRDTTPVRLDHDARRKIADAVLHPSARLRSVQVRHALRTALGLLVMLLITAPLSSGDPLVSTVLLATFSILQSSWRDTLTKARNKVVGVSVGSLAVAVILLVAPSGLLAPIAGVCLCLGLWFISTRPAVGSGFMVMVSVGFNAVSRDLDPVELLAQYVGLTAAAVVVSVVLGFAVVPAFRAPPLRRRIESATGATAAVLRASSLGSGTSLPDQLALRREAAQQQDELVPDHDQLDDRQLDELDRLRTSLRDLTTLVDARQLAPDAMEPAIRSLVPTAAEIPSYDGQGRRPPGGVSSILWDVAQQAGAAETYLLRTLPPDGAR from the coding sequence ATGACGCCGGACGACTCGGATCGGGAGCAGGACCGGAAGCGCCCGGGAGGCAGCCCGGTCGTGCTGGTGCTGATGCTGGTGGTCGTCGTGCCGGCGGTGGTGCTGGCCGACAGCTGGGGCGCGGGCGCCGCGGGCATCGTCGGCGGCCTGACCGGGCTCTTCTCCCTGATCGCGTTTATCGGCGGCCCGCTGCGCAGCGACCTGCGCCTGGCCGCCGTGCTGGCGCCGCTGCTGGTCTTCGCCGCGGTCGTCCCCCGGTCGGTGGCCGAGGTCTCCCGGCCCGCGGCGATCGCGCTGGTGGTGCTGCTCGGGTTCGTCGCCGCGTTGCTCCCGCTCGGCGGCGGTCGGCTGACCAACGCCGGGCTGGGGCTGGGGATGACCACGATGTTCGGCTACGGCTACGCCATCAACGGCACCGCCGACCACGTGCAGCTGGTCGTCGCGGCCGTGGCGGGCGTCCTGGTCGCCCTCGCCCTGCGGCTGCTGCTCGGCGCCACGGACCCCTCGGGCCCGACCCGGCAGCAGGTGGCCGCCGTGCTGGTCGCCGACTCCCCGGCGAGCGCGACCACGCAGGCCTTCGACACCTGGCTCGGTGACGGACGACCGCGCTGGCTCGCCGACGTGCTCGAGGGAGCCTCGCGCTACCGGCTCGCGATGCGCGCGGCCGAGCTCTCCGAGTCCGCCGACGCCACCGAGCTGGCCGCGCTGCGGGCGCGGGCCGAGTGGCTGGCCACGCGGGTCCGGGCGCGCCCGGGCACCGAGCCACCGCCGGCGCCCGCCGGGCTCGTCGACGACCCGGTGCCGCAGGCCACCAACGCCCTGGACGCCGTCGAGCAGGCGGTCGAGACCCGTGACACCACACCGGTCAGGCTCGACCACGACGCCCGGCGGAAGATCGCCGACGCCGTCCTGCACCCCTCGGCCCGGCTGCGCTCGGTGCAGGTGCGGCACGCGCTGCGCACCGCGCTGGGGCTGCTGGTGATGCTGCTGATCACCGCCCCGCTCTCCTCGGGCGACCCGCTGGTCTCCACCGTCCTGCTCGCCACCTTCAGCATCCTCCAGTCGAGCTGGCGCGACACCCTGACCAAGGCGCGCAACAAGGTGGTCGGGGTCAGCGTCGGCTCGCTGGCGGTCGCGGTCATCCTGCTGGTGGCGCCGTCGGGTCTGCTGGCCCCGATCGCCGGCGTCTGCCTGTGCCTGGGCCTGTGGTTCATCAGCACCCGCCCGGCGGTGGGCTCGGGCTTCATGGTGATGGTCAGCGTCGGCTTCAACGCGGTGAGCCGCGACCTCGACCCGGTCGAGCTGCTGGCGCAGTACGTCGGGCTCACCGCGGCCGCGGTGGTGGTCAGCGTGGTGCTGGGCTTCGCCGTCGTCCCCGCGTTCCGCGCTCCCCCGCTGCGCCGCCGGATCGAGTCGGCGACCGGCGCGACCGCCGCGGTGCTGCGCGCCTCCTCGCTCGGGTCGGGCACCTCGTTGCCCGACCAGCTGGCGCTGCGCCGCGAGGCCGCCCAGCAGCAGGACGAGCTGGTGCCCGACCACGACCAGCTCGACGACCGGCAGCTCGACGAGCTCGACCGGCTGCGCACCAGCCTGCGCGACCTGACCACCCTGGTCGACGCCCGGCAGCTGGCGCCGGACGCGATGGAGCCGGCGATCCGGTCGCTGGTGCCGACGGCGGCGGAGATCCCGTCGTACGACGGACAGGGCAGGCGGCCGCCCGGCGGGGTCTCCTCGATCCTGTGGGACGTCGCCCAGCAGGCCGGCGCGGCCGAGACCTACCTGTTGCGCACGCTGCCGCCCGACGGGGCCCGGTGA
- a CDS encoding YceI family protein — MGIFSRKSSTDTFDAPTAVLDDVTGDYTIDASHSRLGFSARHAMVTTVRGQFKEYEGTARVDAENPAASSVRIAIKTASIDTGSEDRDGHLRSADFFDAETYPEITFVSTDVARDGSDWTITGDLTIKGVTKSVAIDFEQVGSAQDPFGNTRLGFEGGTSISRKDWGLSWNAALETGGVLVSEKIKLEFDISAIKNA, encoded by the coding sequence ATGGGCATCTTCAGCCGCAAGAGCAGCACCGACACCTTCGACGCCCCGACCGCCGTCCTCGACGACGTCACCGGCGACTACACCATCGACGCCAGCCACTCGCGCCTCGGCTTCTCCGCCCGGCACGCGATGGTCACCACGGTCCGCGGCCAGTTCAAGGAGTACGAGGGCACCGCCCGGGTCGACGCGGAGAACCCGGCCGCCTCCTCGGTGCGGATCGCGATCAAGACCGCCAGCATCGACACCGGCTCCGAGGACCGCGACGGCCACCTGCGCTCGGCCGACTTCTTCGACGCCGAGACCTACCCCGAGATCACCTTCGTCTCCACCGACGTGGCCCGCGACGGCTCCGACTGGACCATCACCGGCGACCTGACCATCAAGGGCGTCACCAAGTCCGTCGCCATCGACTTCGAGCAGGTCGGCTCCGCCCAGGACCCGTTCGGCAACACCCGCCTCGGCTTCGAGGGCGGCACCTCGATCAGCCGCAAGGACTGGGGCCTGAGCTGGAACGCCGCGCTGGAGACCGGCGGCGTGCTGGTCTCGGAGAAGATCAAGCTCGAGTTCGACATCTCGGCGATCAAGAACGCCTGA
- a CDS encoding GNAT family N-acetyltransferase yields MEPPALAHLPPGLTGHALTTRPLRHDDAHAVYELMATQEQADLGWVEIEEADIVSDWARSSADLAHRTTGVFDGEQLVGYVEVSPGGRGDAAVLPELRGRGLGTALAARMVEIAREHGHRVVGMPVPQGSAGDRLLASLGWQVRWTSWVLELPEGAEIPARELPAGYSLAVATPAQLREVWTVAEDAFLEWSERDREPYDDFEASVLGRPGFEPWHLRVVLGPDGAVVGTSLLTLGDEAVYVSRLAVARAHRHQGLAQVLLVDSFAAGRAHGATRCELSTDSRTGALGLYEKVGMQVRDTWVNRAIEVPTAS; encoded by the coding sequence ATGGAGCCTCCCGCGCTCGCGCACCTGCCCCCCGGGCTCACCGGCCACGCTCTGACCACGCGGCCGCTGCGCCACGACGACGCGCACGCCGTCTACGAGCTGATGGCGACCCAGGAGCAGGCGGACCTGGGCTGGGTCGAGATCGAGGAGGCGGACATCGTCTCGGACTGGGCCAGGTCGTCCGCCGACCTGGCGCACCGCACCACCGGCGTCTTCGACGGCGAGCAGCTGGTCGGCTACGTCGAGGTCTCGCCCGGCGGCCGGGGCGACGCGGCCGTGCTGCCCGAGCTGCGCGGCCGCGGGCTCGGTACGGCGCTGGCCGCGCGGATGGTCGAGATCGCCCGGGAGCACGGGCACCGGGTGGTCGGGATGCCGGTGCCGCAGGGCTCGGCGGGCGACCGGCTGCTGGCCTCACTGGGCTGGCAGGTGCGGTGGACCTCGTGGGTGCTGGAGCTGCCGGAGGGCGCGGAGATCCCAGCCCGGGAGCTGCCTGCCGGGTACTCGCTGGCGGTGGCCACCCCTGCGCAGCTGCGGGAGGTGTGGACGGTCGCCGAGGACGCGTTCCTGGAGTGGTCGGAGCGGGATCGGGAGCCGTACGACGACTTCGAGGCCTCGGTGCTCGGCCGCCCCGGCTTCGAGCCGTGGCACCTGCGGGTGGTGCTCGGCCCGGACGGCGCGGTGGTCGGCACCTCGCTGCTCACCCTCGGCGACGAGGCGGTCTACGTGAGCCGGCTGGCCGTGGCCCGCGCGCACCGGCACCAGGGGCTCGCCCAGGTGCTGCTGGTCGACTCCTTCGCCGCGGGGCGCGCGCACGGCGCCACCCGGTGCGAGCTCTCCACCGACTCCCGCACCGGGGCGCTCGGGCTCTACGAGAAGGTCGGGATGCAGGTGCGCGACACCTGGGTCAACCGGGCGATCGAGGTCCCGACGGCGTCCTGA